The proteins below are encoded in one region of Triticum aestivum cultivar Chinese Spring chromosome 1B, IWGSC CS RefSeq v2.1, whole genome shotgun sequence:
- the LOC123140366 gene encoding putative disease resistance protein RGA1 isoform X1, whose product MSISRAIGVISGLNECVNLFQWAGSSISYLRSRWSATQEESIHHEVLHLQSGLQRLRDTLPAMYGLIDQAEWRIHEGLVSELLPSLKDAVNDADDLLDEFRWHELKMEVEGNADHCAFLDFYNTTVQGSFNKVNVIQERMNSISGQLGKMKLYGVTPGFDKSVRPDTTPFPNEKNIFGRDEELKEVMGFLGVPQTQSKGMTCSKRKRASSAVNASTSTSARNQVNESRIPAIPVLPIVGMGGVGKTTLAQHICNHQQVKDYFELIIWICADDFDVKRLIKDAIQSASGKKTKLDHLASLQHALSDSVSNKRFLIVVDDVWDDALKENEQRWKDFYDSLTNVVQGSMMLVTTRFPDVADRVHTMEPIPLAGLKEDVFWDFFKLCAFGSESSENDPELERIGKSIVPKLKGSPLAAKTLGRLLGKNLHTTHWNNILENELWNLEQERTDILPALRLSYIYLPFHLKRCFSFCAVYAKDHRFEKGRLAEIWVAEGFVEPQGNTPLEDIGHQYFDDLVNRSFFQQVRGTYVIHDLLHDMAKLVSGHDCFTIRNMRDIQMVPENVRHLYILPSRELSSSNLLSLSKRTKKLRTLICDKSFGNEAAAIMDRWCSELQCLRVIFWASSNELPDSIANLKHLRYLDISKDCPFKSSSAFCSLYNLQRLYVEECNLESLAGDFSKLISLRGFKSRGFQYYAGREQSIDATNQCEMKLYKNFNQFDGHMDISNLGSMSKDHAAEFKLKDKKYLRRLALNWSWDCSPENREREVLQVLQPTTSLKSLFLFNYPDVSLPNWFQPRINLNEIPDVLVDNNNDEISTLSSLEELSISWCQNLRSVEQLLRPAYVPAIKKLRIFACNQLVSLPTETFGDFNSLEKLDLDCPNICSRSLVAHSLLKLKLGSSRNLTDNIQCCSLTEFYLSCDYVMGIQPQTWNLPALQKLHVKNCRSLTIVGQGRPPIRAFESLTLLIIDNCENLKTIDGLLTEQCLPAIRKIDVRNCGKLLLIFGETPGSLPSLGDLLLYDCPTLRWPRELVLPSSLKRLHLVRCGDISSWYSNCLQNFKSLVELVLVGCPSITSIPLGVCRNNLTSLDELYISGCPDLVSIGGAKAVAKLKYVRINDCPKMEGLKQPLIRGRSNTDMLSLRLQSSHKFPTCL is encoded by the coding sequence ATGAGCATATCAAGGGCCATTGGGGTCATTAGTGGCCTCAATGAATGTGTCAATTTGTTTCAGTGGGCTGGATCTTCTATTTCATATCTGCGCTCCCGGTGGTCTGCAACACAGGAGGAAAGTATTCATCATGAAGTATTGCACTTGCAGAGTGGCTTACAACGTCTTAGAGATACCCTGCCTGCAATGTACGGCCTTATTGACCAAGCAGAGTGGAGGATCCACGAAGGTCTTGTCTCTGAACTCCTTCCCAGCCTCAAAGATGCAGTGAATGATGCTGATGACCTTCTTGATGAGTTCAGATGGCATGAGCTAAAGATGGAGGTGGAGGGCAATGCAGATCATTGTGCTTTTCTTGACTTCTACAACACCACCGTACAAGGAAGCTTCAACAAAGTGAATGTTATCCAAGAGAGGATGAATAGTATTTCTGGCCAGCTAGGGAAAATGAAACTGTATGGAGTGACACCAGGGTTCGACAAATCAGTCAGGCCAGACACTACCCCTTTCCCGAATGAAAAAAACATATTTGGTCGTGACGAGGAACTGAAGGAGGTGATGGGATTTCTCGGTGTACctcaaactcaaagtaaaggaatGACCTGTTCAAAACGCAAGAGAGCAAGTAGCGCAGTCAATGCATCAACAAGCACATCAGCACGGAACCAAGTTAATGAATCAAGAATACCAGCTATTCCTGTTTTGCCAATAGTTGGAATGGGGGGCGTTGGAAAGACCACTTTGGCTCAACATATATGCAATCATCAACAGGTGAAAGATTACTTTGAGTTAATAATCTGGATTTGTGCAGATGACTTTGATGTGAAGAGATTAATTAAAGATGCCATACAATCCGCTTCCGGAAAAAAGACAAAACTTGATCATTTAGCTTCTCTTCAACATGCTCTTTCTGACAGTGTGAGCAATAAACGGTTCTTGATTGTTGTTGATGACGTGTGGGATGATGCCTTGAAGGAAAATGAGCAGCGTTGGAAAGACTTTTATGATTCTTTGACAAACGTGGTACAGGGAAGTATGATGTTGGTCACAACAAGATTTCCAGATGTTGCTGATAGAGTGCACACAATGGAGCCCATTCCATTAGCTGGTTTGAAGGAGGATGTGTTTTGGGATTTCTTCAAACTTTGTGCATTTGGGTCTGAGAGTTCCGAGAATGATCCCGAGTTAGAGAGGATTGGAAAAAGCATAGTTCCAAAGTTGAAGGGTTCTCCTTTGGCCGCCAAAACTCTTGGACGCCTATTAGGAAAGAACCTTCATACAACACATTGGAATAATATACTAGAGAATGAACTCTGGAATTTGGAACAAGAGAGGACTGATATTTTGCCAGCCCTTCGATTGAGCTACATATATTTGCCATTTCACTTGAAGAGATGCTTCTCATTCTGTGCTGTATACGCCAAAGATCACAGATTTGAAAAGGGCCGTCTAGCTGAAATTTGGGTAGCAGAAGGCTTTGTGGAACCTCAAGGTAATACTCCACTTGAAGATATTGGCCATCAGTACTTTGACGACCTTGTAAATAGGTCCTTCTTTCAACAAGTTCGTGGTACATACGTAATCCATGACTTGctgcatgacatggcaaaactagTGTCAGGTCATGACTGCTTCACCATAAGAAATATGAGGGACATCCAAATGGTTCCCGAGAATGTTCGTCATCTGTACATACTCCCAAGCAGAGAATTGAGCTCTTCCAACTTGTTGAGCCTAAGCAAGCGCACAAAAAAGCTGCGTACGCTAATTTGTGACAAGTCTTTTGGGAATGAAGCTGCAGCTATAATGGACCGTTGGTGTAGTGAGCTTCAGTGTTTACGTGTGATTTTTTGGGCCTCTTCAAATGAGTTGCCAGACAGTATTGCCAACTTGAAGCATCTTCGGTATCTTGACATCTCCAAGGATTGTCCTTTCAAGAGTTCTTCAGCATTCTGTTCCCTCTATAATCTGCAGAGGTTATATGTGGAGGAGTGCAACTTAGAAAGTTTGGCCGGTGACTTCAGTAAGTTGATAAGTTTACGGGGATTTAAATCACGGGGATTTCAATATTATGCAGGGCGTGAACAGAGCATTGATGCAACCAATCAGTGCGAAATGAAGTTATATAAGAATTTTAACCAATTCGATGGACATATGGACATATCGAATCTTGGTTCTATGAGCAAGGATCATGCAGCAGAATTCAAACTAAAGGATAAGAAATATCTTCGCAGACTGGCACTGAACTGGTCTTGGGATTGTTCTCCTGAGAACCGTGAGAGAGAAGTGCTTCAAGTCCTACAACCTACCACCAGTCTCAAATCTCTTTTCCTCTTTAATTATCCAGATGTGTCGCTCCCAAACTGGTTTCAGCCACGTATAAACTTAAATGAGATTCCTGATGTGCTAGTTGACAACAATAATGACGAGATTAGTACTTTGTCGTCCCTGGAAGAGCTATCCATTTCTTGGTGTCAAAATCTACGAAGTGTCGAACAACTTCTGCGTCCAGCTTATGTGCCTGCCATCAAGAAATTAAGGATTTTTGCTTGCAACCAGTTAGTATCATTACCAACTGAAACGTTTGGGGATTTTAATTCCCTTGAGAAGTTAGACCTGGATTGTCCAAATATCTGCTCAAGAAGTTTGGTGGCGCACTCCCTCTTGAAGTTGAAACTGGGAAGTTCTCGGAATCTCACAGACAATATCCAGTGCTGCTCCCTCACCGAGTTTTATTTATCATGTGACTATGTCATGGGCATCCAACCCCAAACGTGGAATCTTCCAGCTCTACAAAAGTTGCATGTTAAAAATTGCAGATCTCTTACAATTGTTGGACAAGGACGACCACCCATTAGGGCATTCGAATCCCTTACATTGCTAATCATTGACAATTGTGAGAACCTGAAAACCATTGATGGTCTCCTAACGGAACAATGTTTGCCTGCCATTCGAAAGATTGATGTCAGGAATTGTGGCAAGTTACTGTTGATTTTTGGTGAAACGCCTGGGAGTCTTCCTTCCCTGGGAGATCTGTTGCTTTATGATTGCCCTACTCTCAGATGGCCAAGGGAATTAGTGTTACCATCATCCTTAAAAAGGCTCCACTTAGTTCGATGTGGGGATATCTCTTCCTGGTATTCAAACTGCCTACAAAACTTCAAATCTCTGGTTGAACTGGTTTTGGTTGGATGTCCAAGTATAACATCCATTCCACTCGGAGTCTGCAGAAATAATCTCACATCACTTGATGAGTTGTATATCTCGGGCTGTCCAGACCTTGTGTCAATTGGTGGAGCAAAGGCAGTTGCAAAATTAAAGTATGTGCGCATTAATGATTGTCCAAAGATGGAGGGTCTTAAGCAGCCTCTGATTCGAGGCCGCTCAAACACAGATATGTTGTCCCTTAGACTTCAATCTTCTCATAAATTTCCGACCTGTTTGTGA
- the LOC123140366 gene encoding putative disease resistance protein RGA3 isoform X2: MEVEGNADHCAFLDFYNTTVQGSFNKVNVIQERMNSISGQLGKMKLYGVTPGFDKSVRPDTTPFPNEKNIFGRDEELKEVMGFLGVPQTQSKGMTCSKRKRASSAVNASTSTSARNQVNESRIPAIPVLPIVGMGGVGKTTLAQHICNHQQVKDYFELIIWICADDFDVKRLIKDAIQSASGKKTKLDHLASLQHALSDSVSNKRFLIVVDDVWDDALKENEQRWKDFYDSLTNVVQGSMMLVTTRFPDVADRVHTMEPIPLAGLKEDVFWDFFKLCAFGSESSENDPELERIGKSIVPKLKGSPLAAKTLGRLLGKNLHTTHWNNILENELWNLEQERTDILPALRLSYIYLPFHLKRCFSFCAVYAKDHRFEKGRLAEIWVAEGFVEPQGNTPLEDIGHQYFDDLVNRSFFQQVRGTYVIHDLLHDMAKLVSGHDCFTIRNMRDIQMVPENVRHLYILPSRELSSSNLLSLSKRTKKLRTLICDKSFGNEAAAIMDRWCSELQCLRVIFWASSNELPDSIANLKHLRYLDISKDCPFKSSSAFCSLYNLQRLYVEECNLESLAGDFSKLISLRGFKSRGFQYYAGREQSIDATNQCEMKLYKNFNQFDGHMDISNLGSMSKDHAAEFKLKDKKYLRRLALNWSWDCSPENREREVLQVLQPTTSLKSLFLFNYPDVSLPNWFQPRINLNEIPDVLVDNNNDEISTLSSLEELSISWCQNLRSVEQLLRPAYVPAIKKLRIFACNQLVSLPTETFGDFNSLEKLDLDCPNICSRSLVAHSLLKLKLGSSRNLTDNIQCCSLTEFYLSCDYVMGIQPQTWNLPALQKLHVKNCRSLTIVGQGRPPIRAFESLTLLIIDNCENLKTIDGLLTEQCLPAIRKIDVRNCGKLLLIFGETPGSLPSLGDLLLYDCPTLRWPRELVLPSSLKRLHLVRCGDISSWYSNCLQNFKSLVELVLVGCPSITSIPLGVCRNNLTSLDELYISGCPDLVSIGGAKAVAKLKYVRINDCPKMEGLKQPLIRGRSNTDMLSLRLQSSHKFPTCL, translated from the coding sequence ATGGAGGTGGAGGGCAATGCAGATCATTGTGCTTTTCTTGACTTCTACAACACCACCGTACAAGGAAGCTTCAACAAAGTGAATGTTATCCAAGAGAGGATGAATAGTATTTCTGGCCAGCTAGGGAAAATGAAACTGTATGGAGTGACACCAGGGTTCGACAAATCAGTCAGGCCAGACACTACCCCTTTCCCGAATGAAAAAAACATATTTGGTCGTGACGAGGAACTGAAGGAGGTGATGGGATTTCTCGGTGTACctcaaactcaaagtaaaggaatGACCTGTTCAAAACGCAAGAGAGCAAGTAGCGCAGTCAATGCATCAACAAGCACATCAGCACGGAACCAAGTTAATGAATCAAGAATACCAGCTATTCCTGTTTTGCCAATAGTTGGAATGGGGGGCGTTGGAAAGACCACTTTGGCTCAACATATATGCAATCATCAACAGGTGAAAGATTACTTTGAGTTAATAATCTGGATTTGTGCAGATGACTTTGATGTGAAGAGATTAATTAAAGATGCCATACAATCCGCTTCCGGAAAAAAGACAAAACTTGATCATTTAGCTTCTCTTCAACATGCTCTTTCTGACAGTGTGAGCAATAAACGGTTCTTGATTGTTGTTGATGACGTGTGGGATGATGCCTTGAAGGAAAATGAGCAGCGTTGGAAAGACTTTTATGATTCTTTGACAAACGTGGTACAGGGAAGTATGATGTTGGTCACAACAAGATTTCCAGATGTTGCTGATAGAGTGCACACAATGGAGCCCATTCCATTAGCTGGTTTGAAGGAGGATGTGTTTTGGGATTTCTTCAAACTTTGTGCATTTGGGTCTGAGAGTTCCGAGAATGATCCCGAGTTAGAGAGGATTGGAAAAAGCATAGTTCCAAAGTTGAAGGGTTCTCCTTTGGCCGCCAAAACTCTTGGACGCCTATTAGGAAAGAACCTTCATACAACACATTGGAATAATATACTAGAGAATGAACTCTGGAATTTGGAACAAGAGAGGACTGATATTTTGCCAGCCCTTCGATTGAGCTACATATATTTGCCATTTCACTTGAAGAGATGCTTCTCATTCTGTGCTGTATACGCCAAAGATCACAGATTTGAAAAGGGCCGTCTAGCTGAAATTTGGGTAGCAGAAGGCTTTGTGGAACCTCAAGGTAATACTCCACTTGAAGATATTGGCCATCAGTACTTTGACGACCTTGTAAATAGGTCCTTCTTTCAACAAGTTCGTGGTACATACGTAATCCATGACTTGctgcatgacatggcaaaactagTGTCAGGTCATGACTGCTTCACCATAAGAAATATGAGGGACATCCAAATGGTTCCCGAGAATGTTCGTCATCTGTACATACTCCCAAGCAGAGAATTGAGCTCTTCCAACTTGTTGAGCCTAAGCAAGCGCACAAAAAAGCTGCGTACGCTAATTTGTGACAAGTCTTTTGGGAATGAAGCTGCAGCTATAATGGACCGTTGGTGTAGTGAGCTTCAGTGTTTACGTGTGATTTTTTGGGCCTCTTCAAATGAGTTGCCAGACAGTATTGCCAACTTGAAGCATCTTCGGTATCTTGACATCTCCAAGGATTGTCCTTTCAAGAGTTCTTCAGCATTCTGTTCCCTCTATAATCTGCAGAGGTTATATGTGGAGGAGTGCAACTTAGAAAGTTTGGCCGGTGACTTCAGTAAGTTGATAAGTTTACGGGGATTTAAATCACGGGGATTTCAATATTATGCAGGGCGTGAACAGAGCATTGATGCAACCAATCAGTGCGAAATGAAGTTATATAAGAATTTTAACCAATTCGATGGACATATGGACATATCGAATCTTGGTTCTATGAGCAAGGATCATGCAGCAGAATTCAAACTAAAGGATAAGAAATATCTTCGCAGACTGGCACTGAACTGGTCTTGGGATTGTTCTCCTGAGAACCGTGAGAGAGAAGTGCTTCAAGTCCTACAACCTACCACCAGTCTCAAATCTCTTTTCCTCTTTAATTATCCAGATGTGTCGCTCCCAAACTGGTTTCAGCCACGTATAAACTTAAATGAGATTCCTGATGTGCTAGTTGACAACAATAATGACGAGATTAGTACTTTGTCGTCCCTGGAAGAGCTATCCATTTCTTGGTGTCAAAATCTACGAAGTGTCGAACAACTTCTGCGTCCAGCTTATGTGCCTGCCATCAAGAAATTAAGGATTTTTGCTTGCAACCAGTTAGTATCATTACCAACTGAAACGTTTGGGGATTTTAATTCCCTTGAGAAGTTAGACCTGGATTGTCCAAATATCTGCTCAAGAAGTTTGGTGGCGCACTCCCTCTTGAAGTTGAAACTGGGAAGTTCTCGGAATCTCACAGACAATATCCAGTGCTGCTCCCTCACCGAGTTTTATTTATCATGTGACTATGTCATGGGCATCCAACCCCAAACGTGGAATCTTCCAGCTCTACAAAAGTTGCATGTTAAAAATTGCAGATCTCTTACAATTGTTGGACAAGGACGACCACCCATTAGGGCATTCGAATCCCTTACATTGCTAATCATTGACAATTGTGAGAACCTGAAAACCATTGATGGTCTCCTAACGGAACAATGTTTGCCTGCCATTCGAAAGATTGATGTCAGGAATTGTGGCAAGTTACTGTTGATTTTTGGTGAAACGCCTGGGAGTCTTCCTTCCCTGGGAGATCTGTTGCTTTATGATTGCCCTACTCTCAGATGGCCAAGGGAATTAGTGTTACCATCATCCTTAAAAAGGCTCCACTTAGTTCGATGTGGGGATATCTCTTCCTGGTATTCAAACTGCCTACAAAACTTCAAATCTCTGGTTGAACTGGTTTTGGTTGGATGTCCAAGTATAACATCCATTCCACTCGGAGTCTGCAGAAATAATCTCACATCACTTGATGAGTTGTATATCTCGGGCTGTCCAGACCTTGTGTCAATTGGTGGAGCAAAGGCAGTTGCAAAATTAAAGTATGTGCGCATTAATGATTGTCCAAAGATGGAGGGTCTTAAGCAGCCTCTGATTCGAGGCCGCTCAAACACAGATATGTTGTCCCTTAGACTTCAATCTTCTCATAAATTTCCGACCTGTTTGTGA